One window from the genome of Paenibacillus azoreducens encodes:
- a CDS encoding cytochrome C oxidase subunit IV family protein, whose translation MTTEHQVTQDGVKRSHRHEGPQKHIVVFIFSIILTAIAFAAVAAGGVNAAFAVILLLVMAVLQVIVQMGYWMHLKDRGHMIPILFMIGGFFVAGTAIVMGLYWVWW comes from the coding sequence ATGACTACGGAACATCAGGTCACCCAAGATGGCGTTAAACGCAGCCATCGTCATGAGGGACCACAGAAGCATATCGTCGTTTTCATTTTCTCAATCATTTTGACGGCTATTGCCTTTGCGGCTGTCGCCGCGGGCGGAGTTAACGCTGCTTTTGCCGTAATTCTGCTTTTGGTGATGGCGGTGCTTCAAGTGATCGTGCAAATGGGTTACTGGATGCACTTGAAGGATCGGGGACATATGATTCCTATCCTGTTTATGATCGGTGGATTTTTCGTAGCCGGGACAGCCATTGTTATGGGTCTGTACTGGGTATGGTGGTAA
- the ctaG gene encoding cytochrome c oxidase assembly factor CtaG, producing MLGLEYFSFSDLFSPIFLAFMLLVTAAYFVVIGPLSEKFADSEPVPFGKKLSFVCGMVILYLAQGGPINLLGHTMFTFHMATMALSYLVAPPLLMMGLPTWLWRAILAVNPFKKFSFFARPVVAAVIFNGLFSFYHFPAVHDYVMLHFTVHRLYYVLLFVTAVLMWWTLINPLPGKNKTSGLAKTGYIFLNMVLLTPACGLIIFAIKPLYATYSDPNVWAQAMGYCVTGDPSKLLEAFGGPTFFNIMSTKVDQQVGGIVMKFIQEIIFASMLARVFYRWYKDENKEENDVVPAELGEGSLNQV from the coding sequence ATGCTGGGTTTAGAATATTTTAGCTTTAGCGATTTGTTCAGTCCAATATTTCTCGCATTTATGCTGCTCGTAACGGCTGCGTATTTCGTTGTGATCGGACCGTTAAGCGAGAAATTTGCCGATAGCGAACCTGTGCCCTTCGGCAAAAAGCTCAGCTTCGTCTGCGGTATGGTTATTTTATACCTTGCTCAAGGCGGGCCGATTAATCTGCTCGGACACACCATGTTTACGTTTCACATGGCCACGATGGCGTTGTCTTATCTGGTAGCGCCGCCGCTTTTGATGATGGGGCTACCGACTTGGCTTTGGCGGGCGATTCTGGCGGTCAATCCGTTTAAGAAATTCAGCTTTTTTGCGCGGCCCGTGGTTGCGGCTGTTATATTTAACGGATTGTTTTCGTTTTATCATTTTCCAGCGGTACATGACTATGTGATGCTGCATTTTACAGTCCACCGATTGTATTATGTGCTGTTATTTGTTACTGCTGTTTTGATGTGGTGGACTCTCATTAACCCGCTTCCGGGGAAAAACAAAACTTCCGGACTTGCCAAAACCGGTTATATTTTTCTCAATATGGTGCTGCTTACGCCGGCTTGCGGTTTGATTATCTTCGCCATCAAGCCGCTGTATGCGACATATAGCGATCCCAATGTCTGGGCACAGGCTATGGGTTATTGCGTTACCGGAGATCCATCGAAGCTGCTTGAAGCGTTCGGAGGTCCAACCTTTTTTAATATTATGAGCACAAAAGTAGATCAGCAGGTCGGCGGGATCGTCATGAAGTTTATTCAGGAGATCATTTTTGCGTCCATGCTTGCCAGAGTATTTTACCGCTGGTATAAGGATGAGAATAAGGAAGAGAATGATGTGGTGCCGGCTGAACTTGGCGAAGGTTCCCTGAATCAGGTCTAA
- a CDS encoding DUF420 domain-containing protein has protein sequence MDLYMLLPTISTSFIVISAILVAIGWGLIIQGKRDAHKKVMIWGAVAALLFFVIYMSRTIFIGNTSWGGSDELKVYYQIFLIFHVTLASVAAVFGITTLVLGFKEKFAKHRKWGRVTATIWFITAITGVAVYILLYVLYPGGHTKPVWEVILGA, from the coding sequence ATGGATTTATACATGCTGCTGCCAACCATCAGTACATCGTTTATTGTCATCAGTGCGATTTTGGTGGCTATCGGCTGGGGGCTAATCATTCAAGGAAAACGGGACGCCCATAAAAAGGTGATGATCTGGGGGGCTGTTGCAGCGCTTTTGTTTTTTGTAATCTACATGTCCAGAACCATCTTTATAGGCAACACTTCCTGGGGAGGTTCGGATGAACTTAAGGTGTATTATCAGATCTTCCTGATTTTCCATGTTACCTTGGCTTCCGTTGCCGCGGTATTTGGGATTACCACTTTGGTGCTGGGATTCAAGGAGAAGTTCGCGAAGCACCGGAAGTGGGGCAGAGTTACGGCGACGATCTGGTTTATCACTGCCATTACGGGCGTAGCCGTGTATATTTTGCTTTATGTGCTGTACCCGGGCGGACATACGAAACCGGTTTGGGAAGTTATTTTGGGTGCATAA
- a CDS encoding cytochrome (ubi)quinol oxidase subunit III, whose translation MSSSHAQTNGALPHEPEKATLEGRNKVLAFWLFLGGEAVLFGTLFATFLALRNQTNEGPTANELFQLPMTAAMTLILLVSSLTSVFAVQAMHRHKVAALRVWLMVTVLLGLCFLGGEIYEFYEYVHAEKFGMTTSAFSSAFYTLVGFHGAHVAFGVLWISILIGQLYKKNLTVVTAPKVYVSAMYWHFIDVVWVFIFTVVYLLGKVG comes from the coding sequence ATGAGTTCATCGCATGCACAAACCAACGGCGCATTGCCGCATGAACCGGAAAAAGCGACGTTGGAAGGCCGCAATAAAGTGCTCGCCTTTTGGCTTTTCCTTGGTGGAGAGGCCGTGCTGTTCGGTACCCTGTTCGCGACATTTCTGGCGCTTCGCAACCAAACGAATGAAGGTCCTACCGCAAATGAATTGTTTCAATTGCCAATGACCGCTGCAATGACTTTGATCCTGCTTGTCAGCAGCTTGACCAGTGTATTCGCCGTTCAGGCGATGCACCGCCATAAAGTTGCCGCACTCCGCGTGTGGTTAATGGTTACCGTTCTTTTGGGACTTTGCTTCCTCGGCGGGGAAATTTATGAATTTTACGAGTATGTACATGCCGAGAAGTTCGGCATGACAACCAGCGCATTCAGTTCCGCTTTCTATACGTTGGTTGGTTTCCACGGGGCTCACGTTGCCTTTGGTGTATTATGGATTTCCATCCTGATCGGACAGCTGTACAAAAAGAATTTGACTGTTGTAACCGCGCCTAAGGTTTATGTGTCGGCAATGTATTGGCACTTTATCGACGTTGTGTGGGTATTCATCTTTACGGTGGTTTACCTGCTCGGGAAGGTGGGCTAA